A DNA window from Vanacampus margaritifer isolate UIUO_Vmar chromosome 19, RoL_Vmar_1.0, whole genome shotgun sequence contains the following coding sequences:
- the LOC144039583 gene encoding N-lysine methyltransferase KMT5A-A-like isoform X1, producing the protein MSVMRPQRAKVKPKEEVAYFSSLGKDRDGFTIKYINSFKGRGVFSSCSFQKGVFPTEYRGEVISKQERENRLRVYHDAQKVFMFEFHYNGKTLWFPLKHNLMKTPLSQTAPKLTRFQLTHNLKT; encoded by the exons atgtcagtcatgaggccacagagggcaaaagttaaacccaaagaagaggtagcatatttttcatccttaggtaaagacagggatggcttcaccataaaatatattaattcattcaaag gtcgaggagtgttcagttcctgctcctttcagaagggagtctttcctactgaatatcgaggagaagttataagcaaacaggaacgtgaaaacaggctgagagtgtatcatgatgcccagaaggttttcatgtttgaatttcactacaatggaaaaacactatg gtttccactgaagcacaacctgatgaagacaccgctatcacagactgcgccaaagttgaccag
- the LOC144039583 gene encoding N-lysine methyltransferase KMT5A-A-like isoform X2 translates to MSVMRPQRAKVKPKEEVAYFSSLGKDRDGFTIKYINSFKGRGVFSSCSFQKGVFPTEYRGEVISKQERENRLRVYHDAQKVFMFEFHYNGKTLWFPLKHNLMKTPLSQTAPKLTRI, encoded by the exons atgtcagtcatgaggccacagagggcaaaagttaaacccaaagaagaggtagcatatttttcatccttaggtaaagacagggatggcttcaccataaaatatattaattcattcaaag gtcgaggagtgttcagttcctgctcctttcagaagggagtctttcctactgaatatcgaggagaagttataagcaaacaggaacgtgaaaacaggctgagagtgtatcatgatgcccagaaggttttcatgtttgaatttcactacaatggaaaaacactatg gtttccactgaagcacaacctgatgaagacaccgctatcacagactgcgccaaagttgaccag